The Ptychodera flava strain L36383 chromosome 7, AS_Pfla_20210202, whole genome shotgun sequence DNA window CACTCCTTGCTGTTCGTGTCGAGTAACCATGAAAGGCTGTATATGAATCATAAACCTCTATAACAGCAGTTTTGATGGCATTTACACTTGCGCCACTACCGGAAAACAAGATGTTTTTGGCTCTGCATGATGTTCCTAAACTAAGGTGACCATTATATTTTAATTCAATTGATCCAACGTCAAGTTTTCTGTTGAAAGCTGTTTCAATGCTCAAAGTTGATCGGTACAGATCAATCCCACCAACAGATCGAAGGTTGGTCTGGTTCCTGATTTCAGTCATACCACTAGTAGCTACAAACTGACCAACAGTTTGACAAACGGGCGATGTAATTGTTAGTGTCTGGGCTTCCATTGTCAATGTTCCCTGTAGgttcaaatggacatcatccaGAAACTCATGATTGTTTCCTCTAAACTCAATGTTTCCTGAAGTCAGCATTTCCACCTTTCCATTGGTGATTTGGCTCGATTTTGTCAAAACTAATGCGCCTAGTTCGACAGAAATCTGACCATAACTGTAAAAATCAGCACTGATTTGGAGAGTGCCATCGATGACTATTTTACCATAGTTGTAAACACTAGTTTGGGAGCCAGATGATAGCACACTTACAGTATGACCATGTTCTATGTGAATAAATGCTGCTGCTTCAATTAATAGGGAGCTATCGCCCAACAGTTGTACTGTTATGGGCCCATCTGCGATAAAAACATCATCATAGAATTTGAAATTACAATCACTTATTTGCTTATAATAACTCCCTACATACAATAACTCTGATTTTCCATATATTTCTACATCACATTCAACAGTTGCCCTTTTCCACTGCAAAAGTTCATCAATAGCAATCCGTCCATCTCCACGAATAATAGCATATTCCCAGTACATTTTGTGAACTGTTAGATTCTGGTTTACCACCAAATCACTGTTACCAGTCACAGATATCAATGATATGCTATTCAGTATGCTCCCGAAAGTGACTTTAGAACCGGACAACCGCAGTGTGGCCGAGCCAGCTTCTACTGTGCATTCTGTTGTGATGTCGTGTATCCCATTCACGAAATCTAATTCATTATCAGCGTCAATGTCAATAGTACCGGTACAAGAGGTGTCAGAAGTCAGTCTCAGCTTGCCTTTCATAATTTGCAGTTTACCATGGTTGTGCATGACGGGGCCAAATGTTAGATATGTATCTACAAAAACTACAAGAAGTCcgaaattggaaaaaataccTGACTGCACAGGCCTTGTACTTTCCAAATGAAAAGTTCCAGTTTCATGATTTGTGATTGTACTAACGCCGAGTTTCAGTTGGTTTCTAGTGCTTCTGTAATATACATCACCGTGGTTCTGTAATGCTATAGCAAGAGTATTGTGGTAATTTCCGTAACTCGACCAATTATTGAAAATATCTATTTGTCCATCATTGTAGACTGAACCTTCTCCTGATATTGTTCCCCATGTCCAGACCACTTGGCCATGTATTACAATCATCCCATTGATGACTACATTTCCTTTTAGGAGTAGCCTTCCATTTTTATGCACAGTAATGTTACCAGAAACAGTCAAGGTGCTTTCAATGGACAGTTCTTGAGTATAGTCACATGAAAGAAGTGCATGATCATCACAGGGAGTTCCAAGGCTTATTGATTTGACAGAAACCTGGGAATTTACTCTGACAACAATATTCGTTGAATGATAGCCAATGTGAGCATTGCTGCCTTCAGATGGAAGAATCCCATTATGCCAATTCAAAGCTTCATCCCAGGAGCCACCGCCGTCACTTGACCAAAACACACCATCGCCTGATTGACTGCATTCCTCCTGACGAACACATCGATTTGACCAATCACACCACACACAGTCAGCAGAAGATGAGCAACTCCCTGTATCATTGTAGGCAAAGCACTGTACGCCTGCAAaagtgcaatttttatttttagaatgtATGATTAATTGAAACATTAATGTTTACATAGTTTGTcttattcaatatttcaaaggtCGAACCCTAAAAGATTTTATTAATTTCCATTTGATTTCGATCGAAAGTTCCGAAcataataaagaataaaaatgaaatacctGAACTGCAGCTACTTTGAAAACACATTTGAGGACCAGAGCGTGTTTTGGAGATGCAAAGGTTACTACTTGGATGCCATGTACACAGGTTGAGGCTGCTACAGGAATTGCAGTCAGTGTTACCTTTGCAACTATCACCTGCAGATACACAAGTCAATAACAACCCTAAATTGTCAGTTcctaaaaccaacagatacagcTATTTTAATGgcacattttgattggtcactaTATTGGGTTATCACTTTGTGCAATCCATTTACAACTCCGTGATCTCTGAGCTTTGAGAAAGTTTACATACTACATCTTAACCTTATCAAGAGGATTTGATATCATTTCATAATATAACAGaacttatttcaaatttcaaacattctAAGTCAAATTACCTCAACTAAAGCGTCGTGAAAGGTGTGATTTTGAATTCTATTTATCCGGtgcacattgtttttatttgcattatAGGGTAAGTTTCTATAAGACTTCCTTAGTCCTAAATTTCccattttaatgataatgatgactttGGCTGCTTTGTCAGGAAGTTAACATAAGGAAGATGAAAGTAAACAGAGAAGGAGGAGGGCTGAATCTCTGTGATTGGAAGCCTCAACGTCTTTATTGAAATGAGGAAGAAAACTCACTTTGTTGATCTATGTTCCCTTGAATTGTCACGGCATTAGATATATGTAAATAGCTGTTTGCATAGAATGAACCACTAATGGAAACTTGACCACCATGGAGAAGAGCTGGCCCATTGATTGCGGCCACTCCTAGACATTGCAGTGATCCATCATGTAGCTCAAGAGTTCCTGTAATACATTTTAAATAgcatatatttacaaaattgaattttgaattttgttctttaGATCAAAGGAAATATTTGTACTCCACTTTATTATGATCATTTGATCATCATCCAGACGATATGCCGATAGTATTTATTGGCAGTTCTTTGAAAAGAGCGGTTTCACCAAACAAACCATTTTACGTGCAAAACAGAGATcataatattatcaatatttctgaaaataagATGCGAAGCTTGGAATCATATTTGACTAGGGAAAATGCTAATAAATTTCCACGAGTACCATAGATAATGTACTCACCTACACTTAAACCACCATTTGCTTGGTTACCTCCATTTAACTCAGTTGTTCCGCCATTTATTCGAAGTATTCCAACACAAAATGCACCTAAAAACGAAAACGTACTTATCAAAGCAAGAAACAAGTAGAAGGTTATTACTCATAATTTGTGATCAATGGTAGATCAGCTTTTAGTTAATAACTCTAAAATTTGTACCTTACTTCCAATGTCATACAAGACAACCTTCGTTTGAAAACAGTTATGTAATGACAAGCTGAACTAATGCATATGTTGTATACAGAAGAATATGGTCTTACCTTTTAAATAAGCATTTCCAGATATTTGTAGTTTATTGACAGTGACATTTCCCAAACAGTCAAATGATGTACCCTCATCCACAACGATGCTGCCACGTCCACGTGCTGAACAGGAGTCAAGCAAATCATGTGTCCCCTGACCAAAATGGAGTGTTGCTTTGGCCTCAACTTCAATACTGCCAGTAAATGAAGTACTGCCTTTGAGTAGAAGTTGACCTCTCTTCATTTGAAGGTGACCAGTGCTGCTGAATTGCAGATCAAACAGTGTTTCATATTCTCGCCGTGTTGAAACAACTATTTCCCCAGCGGAGTGGAACTTTCCATCACCATTTTCACCTGTGTATATTTTCAACGGGTAGTTTATTTCAATAGCTGACGATTCctggttcattaaatatgaaccATTCAAAACATTTAGTGTGGTATTAGCAATGACCTTGCAGTTTTCGattattgtaatgtttgcgtTGCTTTGTGTTTTGCTATTGTCTGATTGGAAAACGACTTGGTTAACGGTCATATCAGAACTGGAGATGACACCACCTTTCCAAAGTAAAACGATTACATTTCCTCTTCCACTGAAATTGCCATCAGTCAATTCCATCTTCTCTATGTTGAAGGAGACTTCATCGAAATGAACTTGTCCAGCTAGTATAGACAATGACTTGATAGGCATTTCCATTGTATATAAAGCTTCCGTTGCATATAAGTGTAGAATGCCTGCATATACTTCTATTGCCAGACTATCAAGTTGTCTATGCCACTCAGATGAGATTCCCACAAAGATATTTGCTCCGTTCACAATCAGCTTTGAACCCTTGTTGAAATACGAATTGTTACCAAGGTCAACTGATCCATTGTTTCCAAGGAACGTTAATGTGTTCATTTCTCCTTCTAGATGATAGGATCCTTCAGATGTGGAAGAATCAGGGACCAATACAGTGATGGACGATGTGTTTCTCCTCATAACTACTTCACCATTATTGTAAAAGCCAGTGCCACAAGAAAACCCTGCTGAAGTGATAATCAGTGAACCAGAGTTAACAAAACAGCATGAAGATCCATCATTGTTGTGGTATATACTTGTTTGACCTTCGATTATGAATGTTGCTCCTTCTCTATTTAGAATGGTTGAACCACTGCCAAGTTCAACAACAAGGTAGGTCCTGATATGTGCCTTTCCTGTGATGACCAAATTACTAGATTCTAACACGATTGTTTTTCCAAATAAATTAACCTCATCGAAGATGACAATGCCAATGTTCCGAATAGTCATTGCGTGTATGTTGGCATTAAGAGTGTTTATGTTTATCTCATCACTATGGACTGTCGGAGCAGATACAATACCACCAAGTACATCCAAATTGGAAACTGTAAGATTTGCTCTTAACTCTAAGGTGCCTTCAATAATTGTTATCTTTGTCATGCTACGTCCAATTTCTTCATTATCTTGTTCTTGCAATATGACATGCGAATCACTCTTTTTCAGGATCAAAGTCTGCAGGCTGGACAAGGAGCTTAACACTAATGTTGAACTTTCCACTTGAAGTGATCCACACTGTAGATTCATTGCGTCAAAACTTTGATGATTGTCAGTGATTATGGTTGTGTTCATTCCAGCTTCGAATGAGCCTTTCAGTAGAGCTGAATCTCCAAACTTTACAGTAGAATTGTCGGCAACATTAGTGTAACCAAAATTATGGAACTCTACATATATATGGATGTATGTTTTTGCTGTGGGTGCCAGCGACTTGGCGCTTGCAACCTCGAAAATACCATGATTCTGAATCACACCGatgcctctgttgttgcatttgtgaaaatatttgtcacCGCCCATAGTCAATGTGGCACCCTCCATAATGATCAATCGACCACCATCTTCAATGCAAAGGGTATCTCTGATCAGGGCAGTCTCTTCCCAGGATCCTCGTTGACCAATTCTTACcatcaaatttgaaagatatttttcattttcataactgTGGTGGAAGCTGATGAGTTGTACATCGATGGATTTATCTATTGATGGCGATGTAATACTCCCACCATAAAAATCAAGATTGTCAATATTCATGTTGTTTTTAAGCTGTATGACTCCATTGAACATTGTCAAATTTGTGATGCTAGTATCCAGTGCAACATCCAGAGTGCCCCCTTCGATTTTCATGTTGTCAAGTGTTACTAGAACATCACCAATCAGAGAAAGCTTGCCTTCTGCCAACTCGATATCATTGATTTCACTCTCCGAGTGGATCACTATCTGTAATTCGCCATTGGTAACAGAGAGTTTGTTCAAAATAAGATTGCTAGTTGAAATCACAGAACTTCCCTCATTGACTCGTAAAATGCCATCGCAGAACAGTTTTGATTCTTCATTAGAATGAAAAGATTGCACAATGGTCTCTGTCTTGGCACTAGTGGTGAATATTCCATAGTTGTTAAAGGTCGATTCAACTTTAAAATCACCTCCTTTGGCTTGTATCTCTCCAAAATTAGTTATTCTTGCACTTATTGTCACTGACTTTTGAAATATTACTTCACCGTAAATTAGCATTTCATTGACGACAGCATCTGATGTCATGATATGTGTTTGTTCTTGCACAAGGAATGTAGCATCACGTCCTATGCAGAGATGGCCACCATCTTCAATTGTTAGAGCTTGTTTGAACCTTGATTCAAAAACTGCAGTCTGCGCCAGTGTCAAAGAGACTTGCTGTAGGGAAAGTGAGTTCATGTTGCGAATGTTGGTATTGTTTGCTATGATTTCTCCATGACCTTTCATCACTCCTCCTCTCCAATCGAGCTGTTTGCAAAGAAGATGTCCTATCACTTCTACTGTTCCACTCTCAAAGATAAGATTGTCGATAGTTGTGTCTTTCTGTACGATAATAGTGCCTCCTGATACTACAACCAGCAGGAGATGTACGGATTCTGTTATCTTAAAAACACCAGCACTCTTGATTTCAATAAGATCAAAATTAGTGGCAGATACACCAGCAAACATGGTCGCAGAGTGTGATACCTCAAGTGTTTTAAGGCGGGCATAAGCTGGCGGGGTGATCATAGTTAGGGATGTTGAAATGTCACTTGCTTTGAGTGTACCGTCTCCATTTAGAATTGTTTGTGAGATGATATGTTCTCCAGTCTGGAACATCAGTGAGCTATAATCCATAAGGTCTACACGGCCAGATATCAGTGAAGCACCTCTAATCGATAAAGTTGTTTTCCCACCGCATGTAATCCTTCCATAGCTTTGGAAATTTCCATGAAGTTCAACAACGCCATCTGACTTATGATGTTTCAAAATGGCAGATAGAGTACCAAGATTGGTCATTTTCCCCTTTGGTGAGTATAATGTCATTGGGGAAAGAAAATGAAGATGTGCGGAGGAGGGTACAATGAAGTTTGAATCAGAACTCAACACCAAAGACCCAGGACCAGAAAGGTTACCAACAGTATTGATCACTAAACTGCCCAATTCTAGGGTCTTCTCATTATCACCATACAAGACTAACTCCTGGACGTTTAGCTTAGAGTGTTGTCCTCCTTGTATTCCCCCAGCAGACCAAAGAAGATTATCGACGTCACAAAAGTCAGCTACTGTGAACTGGCTATAACGGTTTTGAATTGTTAATTCTTGACAACTCATGTTAGAGTGACTCGATAACTTTCCTCCCTGTATTATAATTTCGTGGACGTAAAAATTCAGAAGATTCTGGTGGCTGATTAATGTTACATAGCCATCCTCGTCGACGGTTACTGAATTTACTCTCTGATTCTGCACGCTGTTTTGAATTGTCAGTATCCCATGGCTTTCCACGTTAATATCATTAAGCACATCACAGTTGGAAATCTGAACCTCGGCTGTGCTTACAGCTAAAACACCCTGCACTGTAGGACAAAGCAAAGTTAAGGTTACAGTTACGATTCAGTTATCATTCATGATGTACACAGTAGCACTTGGATAACACCAAACAATGCAACCTACTACTTTGTGGAAAAACATAGTTTAGGGGTCCCTTTACTTTCCTAGGTCAAAGTTTGTCCGAAATTGAAACACTAGAAATAACGTCCAAACTAGGAGTTAACACAGAAAGGGCGAGTctaatggagcacttgtgggcaaagtttagacacttttttcaaaattttttgcaGCACGCACTACACACTGACAACTTCTGGGGCCCTGTTTCGTaagtttcgtaaattttgacggttttgggGTTCCTTGATAAtacaattgaaataacagactccgcgctgaccattaacgtttatttatgggcgcgggctcgaggaaagccaaattaacgggcttggCAAGCCTAGCCTGTTAATTTtgggctttcctctcgcccttgcccataaataaacgttaatggtcagcgcgtcgcccgttatttctataatataagTCAGAATATTTAATCGTAATTAGCCTATGTTGAGTAATTGAGGTTGcaaggaaaaactgaaatatttattGAATATGATATGTGTTTTCCTCAGAAAATTTAGCCGACTGTTTAAgcagtacataaatacacatttaaagatatctttcattttgttataattACAAGCGAACATTATCTAAATATTTGTTCTGACATGCAAGGTGCTGTTATAAGTATTTCAAAGGGTCATACACATTATTCAACGAACGAAACAGTTAAAGGTTTTATCAAACGGAAATTTCCATTGAATTTTATCATCTTTTCTAAGATGTTAGTATGAACATGTGATATCAGTTACCTTTACAATTATCCATTGTTGATGACCACTGATGAGTTCCACCTCCAAACTTAAGCTGCCCACTTGGTACCACATTAACATGACCATTGGATGTGCTAGAACCTGTAACGATTAGCAAATGCAAGACTGCTCATGAACAAGGTTTCATTTAAGGTgcagatattttcattttcggaTCATGAAGCAAATTGCAATGTTGATACAATATCATATGCTCATATAAACTTACCCCGAATGTCTAGTAGACTCCATCAGAAACAGTCACAATGCCATCATTTATAAATCTTGTGTTGAGTGTCAATGAGGTGTGAGAAGTCAATTCCATTGAACCTTTAATCCAGACGACATTTGTGCCTTCGCTGTCCTCAATTGAACCTTTGAAAATACAGAATGGGATGGTATTCTACAAGACTAATTCTAATAGTAGATGAAGttcagtagattttcgatcggatttgaactcacaatgtacggcactgagtcacctagcgaagacatacAGTCAAAatcgctcggccaaatccccaatccgaaaaagagtggttcaataaccgagcttagTTGTTACACACGCTGTATAATTCATGAAGCACTTGCACTCATatactcgctatcacacatGATCGCACAAACTTAATCAGAGCAATGATTAAAATGCTTGATCCATCATAAGGCATTATACATAGCTTGACCCAATTATGATGGTCACATTTGGTAGAAAATATGCAAAGGGATAGATGAATCAAGGGAAGCAGATGTATTTGATATTAAGATGGCCTATTgcacatttttgttcaaactaaGTATCGAAAGGAATATTTAGGCTGTTTCGGGAGGGAAGGAGGAGGGAGAcagtgagacagacagacagacagacagatagatagacagatgaAGGGATAGATAAGGGGAGTAGAGACTAAGATAGTGACACAGAGATATAAAGGCACACAGGGCCTTGACATTACCTGCTCCTGTGATCAGAAGGTTACTGGTTGGTCTGACAACAAAAGTGGATCTTTTCATAAGAATATCACCAGCGCATTTCCAGCTTCCGGCTGAGGCAACCACGAATGTCTCATCTTCTAGAATCTTGTCACGACTGCCAATTAGAATAAGTTCATTGTTCGACACAATTTGCGCCTGCAACAGTTTGTGTAAAAAGTTAAGTTATATATAGAAATACATCAGCTGAAATATCAGCAGCAGAAAACGCTCTGTATTTTACACGAGGTTAAAGGATCTTTCATGTCGTAAGTCAAATTGATCGATCGTATAAGATTTGATTGGTCTTCAtctgatgttgatgatgatgatgatgatgatgatgatgatgatgatgatgatgatgatgatgaaccaTTTGTGTATGTTTACTTGCCTGGCCTAAATGACCGCCACGCAAAGtcccagccatccaattaaattgTCCGACGATTTCCATTTTGTTCTGAGTTTCCAAAACACCACCTCTCATAGTTACGTTTGTTGCAATGACAGGATTTACAAGGACGATGTTCCCTCCATCATTAACGATGTTCTTCAGTCTAATTTTACTGCCGGACAAGGATGTGACAGTTGTTTTGCCATCTTCCATCGATAAGGACTTGATGACAGGTTTTGTGAAAGAAACATATTTCATGTTGACATCGGCATTGCCAGCCACCATTACTTCTTGCCAATCACAATCAATAGCTTCGGCAAACCCGTTCTCAACCTGAGAAGATGAGATATACAGTTTAAATCAGGAATTCCTATTCGAGAGTGCAAGAGTGTGTTAAGAGTATTTGGGAGGGAGTAAAGTAGGCCCTTACATTTTGTGAAGATATGAACTCAGCACTTTGAATGATCACATGATAAGCATGTTGGAAAGTGATAGTGTAGGCTGCAATTTCAAGAAGGTGGAAGCGTTTCATTGTTATAACACTAAATAAACTGACCTGGCTCATTTATCAATGGACCTCACTAAAACTAACTAACTCCCAAGCATCGTATCCCAAACTCTATCTACAAAAATGTCAACTCACTGCAAAACCAAACATGTCATATTATATAGTTTGGAATATCTGACTACTTGATCATTTCATTACATGCAATAGGTATAAGGGTTGGAGCCGCCTGGTTGACATGGCTCGTACATAAAGTGTAGCGAGAAGAGTTCGAACTACATTTATCTGATATCCACAGTCCCCTGTAGTTGCTACATCTCATCCTTTGCAAAATCAGTCAACACGGAGGTTACAATATTGGTAATACATCAAACTGTCAAAGGTAAATGCCCTTTAATTCAACCGATCAAAGAGTGTATGGCATGTTGTTCATATTAGCACCAGGTGTTCTCGCCACTCGAGATGTTATACATGTTCAGGAAACTGACAGTTCCCTAACGATAATTGTTAGAAAAAGTATTTTGTGAACAATACTGATGCCTTACTTTCAGTTTTCCCAGCCTGTCTTCTGATGATGAATGGGGTCGAATTGTATGTTTTCCATCCATAACATGAATAGTAGACGAGAAATCACGAAATTTTAAGATACCTCTGATGTCCGATTTTTCAGTAAGTTTTACATCCCCGGATGTAATAACAAAACTACCATAATTGTTGAATTCAACATCTACATGGAATGCTCCAAAAGGCATTTCAACATCGAAGACACCATAATTATCAAGAATGCCACGCCCATAAGAAGTAGCATCAAGGGTAAAGTCATGACCAATCACTCTCAATGAGGCAGCTTCAGAAATAGTAAGCCGTCCATCTATGGAAATATCCATACCAGTCGAAACCCATGTGGCATTTCCATTCATGATCAATTGTCTTTTCAATACTTTTGTGCCAGCGGTTGATAGTTGAAAGTCTTTTTCCACTTTAATTTTAGCACCCTTTTCATCCTCAATTGTTCCAGCCTCCCACACAAACAGGTCGCTTACAATCACTTCTCCTACCCCCGTTAAGCTGCCACCGGACATCTTCAGTGTTTTAATAATTGTTTCTTGATTAATGACAATCTGACCATTTGTTATGGTAATGGTATCTATGGTCACCCGTGAATGTGTGCCAGGTAGGATAAACTTTCCTCCATTGATGGATAACTTGGAATGTTTTCTTCTCCTGTTGAATTGTCTCCTTCATACAGCAGAAGGGAACCACTGCTTACCTCGTAGTTTTCAAACCTGCTTGACTGAAACTCATAATTGTCACCCTGAACTTTCAAAGTTCCCTTTCCTTCAATCAATGCATTGGACCGAGTCAAACTCTGACCTTCTAACTGCAGCGAGTTGTCCCTGTCTATGAAAATACGCCCTGATAATATAACATCTCCGTCCAAGATGAATGTTGAACCAGGAGCCGACACTAAACGAACTTTTCCCATATTTACGAATACACCAGCTGAGAGGTCATATGTCGACACCCGATCACTGTACAGGACCAACTCCCCGTAATTTTCCAGTCTACCGACGCCGCCTGATCCAAGCGACCCACTTGATGCAGTAATGGTAAACTTGCTGTCCTTCCCGATAATAATGTTCACGTCCGGATCCCAGTGGAATGTTGAAGAGGTATCCAATCGTACATTGGCTGCGAATACGACTCTTGCAAACCGTATGTGTTTACCATAGCTAGTTGTTAATAGTGTATCCCCTCTAACAGTCACACTGCCAGAACAAAGAAGACGCCCTCCTTCCCAGATCCAACTTTCAGAAATAGTCATATCGCCCTCACGTCTAGATTGTCTGTTACTTGGTAAGAATAACTATTCTGAAACAATCTGCAGTCGAAATAAACATACCAAATTATTCACAGTTGCGGTCTTGTAAATCCACTTTTAAGTACAGAAGAATGGGGTCGAACCATCAGAGTAACTGCACTACATGTTTATGATGCTATGCAATGTATTTACGCGGCGCACTTCAAACTGTTTTACAGGTCGGTATCTTAGGAACCTCCTTGACAATTTTTCTAGCCATAAAATAGAATCATTACCTAGCTGTATTATATTCAACTATGCCTTTGAGCAATATCTCTACACCTTTATTGCTGTTTCTACGTATATAAAGAAACTGTCTTCAATCCTCGTTTCTTCACGTTTTATTGCTTGTGTGAACAATGTAACTGTATGGGTTTAGACTAAATtcaatttgttgaattttcctCCTGATTTCAGCTAATAACCAGATCTTGTCAGACTTTGATAATCAATGCAGaattaatttgccaataaaccgAAAACGAGTTAACTTGAATATATAACATTGGTACGGATTGCCCAAATGTTGAGAGTTATATCTCGAGCACAAACAATAGTAAGATTGGGGAAGCGTTGTATGTGTATAGACCCATTAGTCACAT harbors:
- the LOC139137517 gene encoding uncharacterized protein, translated to MDNCKVQGVLAVSTAEVQISNCDVLNDINVESHGILTIQNSVQNQRVNSVTVDEDGYVTLISHQNLLNFYVHEIIIQGGKLSSHSNMSCQELTIQNRYSQFTVADFCDVDNLLWSAGGIQGGQHSKLNVQELVLYGDNEKTLELGSLVINTVGNLSGPGSLVLSSDSNFIVPSSAHLHFLSPMTLYSPKGKMTNLGTLSAILKHHKSDGVVELHGNFQSYGRITCGGKTTLSIRGASLISGRVDLMDYSSLMFQTGEHIISQTILNGDGTLKASDISTSLTMITPPAYARLKTLEVSHSATMFAGVSATNFDLIEIKSAGVFKITESVHLLLVVVSGGTIIVQKDTTIDNLIFESGTVEVIGHLLCKQLDWRGGVMKGHGEIIANNTNIRNMNSLSLQQVSLTLAQTAVFESRFKQALTIEDGGHLCIGRDATFLVQEQTHIMTSDAVVNEMLIYGEVIFQKSVTISARITNFGEIQAKGGDFKVESTFNNYGIFTTSAKTETIVQSFHSNEESKLFCDGILRVNEGSSVISTSNLILNKLSVTNGELQIVIHSESEINDIELAEGKLSLIGDVLVTLDNMKIEGGTLDVALDTSITNLTMFNGVIQLKNNMNIDNLDFYGGSITSPSIDKSIDVQLISFHHSYENEKYLSNLMVRIGQRGSWEETALIRDTLCIEDGGRLIIMEGATLTMGGDKYFHKCNNRGIGVIQNHGIFEVASAKSLAPTAKTYIHIYVEFHNFGYTNVADNSTVKFGDSALLKGSFEAGMNTTIITDNHQSFDAMNLQCGSLQVESSTLVLSSLSSLQTLILKKSDSHVILQEQDNEEIGRSMTKITIIEGTLELRANLTVSNLDVLGGIVSAPTVHSDEININTLNANIHAMTIRNIGIVIFDEVNLFGKTIVLESSNLVITGKAHIRTYLVVELGSGSTILNREGATFIIEGQTSIYHNNDGSSCCFVNSGSLIITSAGFSCGTGFYNNGEVVMRRNTSSITVLVPDSSTSEGSYHLEGEMNTLTFLGNNGSVDLGNNSYFNKGSKLIVNGANIFVGISSEWHRQLDSLAIEVYAGILHLYATEALYTMEMPIKSLSILAGQVHFDEVSFNIEKMELTDGNFSGRGNVIVLLWKGGVISSSDMTVNQVVFQSDNSKTQSNANITIIENCKVIANTTLNVLNGSYLMNQESSAIEINYPLKIYTGENGDGKFHSAGEIVVSTRREYETLFDLQFSSTGHLQMKRGQLLLKGSTSFTGSIEVEAKATLHFGQGTHDLLDSCSARGRGSIVVDEGTSFDCLGNVTVNKLQISGNAYLKGAFCVGILRINGGTTELNGGNQANGGLSVGTLELHDGSLQCLGVAAINGPALLHGGQVSISGSFYANSYLHISNAVTIQGNIDQQSDSCKGNTDCNSCSSLNLCTWHPSSNLCISKTRSGPQMCFQSSCSSGVQCFAYNDTGSCSSSADCVWCDWSNRCVRQEECSQSGDGVFWSSDGGGSWDEALNWHNGILPSEGSNAHIGYHSTNIVVRVNSQVSVKSISLGTPCDDHALLSCDYTQELSIESTLTVSGNITVHKNGRLLLKGNVVINGMIVIHGQVVWTWGTISGEGSVYNDGQIDIFNNWSSYGNYHNTLAIALQNHGDVYYRSTRNQLKLGVSTITNHETGTFHLESTRPVQSGIFSNFGLLVVFVDTYLTFGPVMHNHGKLQIMKGKLRLTSDTSCTGTIDIDADNELDFVNGIHDITTECTVEAGSATLRLSGSKVTFGSILNSISLISVTGNSDLVVNQNLTVHKMYWEYAIIRGDGRIAIDELLQWKRATVECDVEIYGKSELLYVGSYYKQISDCNFKFYDDVFIADGPITVQLLGDSSLLIEAAAFIHIEHGHTVSVLSSGSQTSVYNYGKIVIDGTLQISADFYSYGQISVELGALVLTKSSQITNGKVEMLTSGNIEFRGNNHEFLDDVHLNLQGTLTMEAQTLTITSPVCQTVGQFVATSGMTEIRNQTNLRSVGGIDLYRSTLSIETAFNRKLDVGSIELKYNGHLSLGTSCRAKNILFSGSGASVNAIKTAVIEVYDSYTAFHGYSTRTARSVSTEEELATWKIYGTMHPNGLNIGGNYEIHHSLIHTDGSFTLTNSVNLTIMAYAQVGLLGISWSKSGSGVPRVTNYGAVHVFKTSNLNIPFHNHGSVQIYGNSGLRLTQDSNFTSGIINVMLGGWISFSGGSNHCVMQSCEINFAGDEGIYVYDRYTKLNLTQREFSDLYIDLNGAEANLYSSEPSNELKFLKFLKLIRGAHLNLHIGHMKVDKLHLEQSTIDMEGSELEVNILVTIAGSSRDQSYLNGGKINLTQTTELHYPGTPTYSSVYVNVNTDLSIGDSSETLNLYGNVFYLKGTGTISNHRNTFIPENEVLYIYPFYQHIANMSIAGSLKVLGGGEISQTTLHFIHDGSFEVDGHDFYLTDVTFAGTGKILVHDGTLQISGQTMQHGYDSEGNLITLIAAGGNCKVDYLSDTSFVDILKLTKSGTVEINGNDHDNVGSKSLFFTPWNYNNAKMYVLSRLTTNELVIGSYKTSSFLEITDKLVVTGNMTWYSGIVSGILHVKSSAHIYFTPTTSYSNFLEVHDGHIYIDGSSISEGYIEFGLLDSVINNTNSWIFEGNFKFNRHRSSRGTSSVYNVGSMEIRAPSAKVSLQSNVLLENYGKIIVSEGTFTISSVALLGEVTVKFSGRLEFDDADIILNSEGSLDLSNSTLKVSGTSNINIDGLIGKIKHLYLDSGSVHVNHAENLQIEMITVDGGTLYVNTDLHVLKVILKSGTIDGTGVLRTKVMDLYRGNIKIGSMFSHPGLTDMIGEMDENDYSGQEEADSFLIVDDLLITRSSSTATIESGLLVLNGRIRQMTNTNIQTRYSGVFLLDGTFEVFRSCVISRSASGYVINIQDVIINSGLTSDTGLDLKVPFLSTGTVKIISGKIYAMPTEKAICSGDLTVTWLGLFSLGPGNYQFKNTSEVAIHGSVVLDTSSYSYRKLTVQFDRGSQNIFIEKLQMPYSNSEVEFFTPASVNGIQLSRGTLVFHEATNVKVVELTSYGNFVVKKRVVVGRMTFSGGEIYGDGNGPV